A section of the Arcobacter roscoffensis genome encodes:
- a CDS encoding heat-shock protein produces MIDKKEFLLQSIIRAYIEHLEPIGSTQLKSMYDITYSPATIRGYFKKLGDEGFLAQEHISSGRTPTIEALKQYWKGKLNFKLNDINLKALQYYASQVGVTVFLKKEDSDLLQNIINVEDKYMILEFTSFAINVKYSNALYRFLTDMISLSLKDILKISKDVGAYEVYNAIIYTLQNSNFEVFNYKEFLNLALSYNFDEITIDSFLKGEILNKVEEGLYFENLLPQDYMGICHRCSIEGNDVKMLVIGELAKDYEFFYEKIRSF; encoded by the coding sequence ATGATTGATAAAAAAGAGTTTTTATTACAGTCTATTATAAGAGCATATATTGAGCATTTAGAACCAATTGGTTCTACACAGCTAAAATCAATGTATGATATTACTTATTCTCCCGCAACAATTAGAGGCTACTTTAAAAAGTTAGGAGATGAAGGTTTTTTAGCGCAAGAGCATATCAGTAGTGGTAGAACACCAACTATTGAGGCTTTAAAACAATATTGGAAAGGGAAGTTAAATTTCAAACTAAATGATATTAACTTAAAAGCTTTACAATATTACGCATCTCAAGTAGGAGTTACAGTATTCTTAAAAAAAGAGGACTCTGATTTACTGCAAAACATAATAAATGTTGAAGATAAATATATGATATTAGAGTTTACTTCATTTGCAATAAATGTAAAATATTCTAATGCTCTTTATAGGTTTTTAACTGATATGATAAGTTTATCATTGAAAGATATATTAAAGATCTCAAAAGATGTAGGCGCATATGAAGTATATAATGCAATAATTTATACATTGCAAAACTCTAACTTTGAGGTTTTCAATTACAAAGAGTTTTTAAACTTAGCATTAAGTTATAACTTTGATGAAATAACAATTGATAGTTTTTTAAAAGGTGAGATTTTAAATAAAGTAGAAGAAGGACTTTATTTTGAAAATCTTTTACCTCAAGATTATATGGGAATATGTCATAGATGTAGCATCGAAGGAAATGATGTAAAAATGTTAGTAATTGGAGAACTTGCAAAAGATTATGAGTTCTTTTATGAAAAAATTAGAAGCTTTTAA
- a CDS encoding TAXI family TRAP transporter solute-binding subunit: protein MKKIATAALLGALTIPAFAAEFITIGTGGVTGTYYPTGGAVCRLVNKYKKETKIRCSVESTGGSVYNINTIKNGELDFGIAQSDVVYQASQGTKKFDGKPVKKLRSVMAIYPELFTLVTRKDANINGIMDVKGKRINLGNPGSGNEATALALFKAVGIKKDDLAFAGALKAAEMPDALRDNKIDGYFYMVGHPTANIKDASNSVDVKITPLVGDKVDALVKANPYFAQADVPGGIYKGNAEGTPTFGVKAVLVSSTDVSDKAVYTVVKAILENFDAFKKLHPAYANITKESLLDGLSAPMHEGAKKYFKEAGILK from the coding sequence ATGAAAAAGATTGCTACAGCTGCTTTATTAGGAGCACTTACTATTCCAGCATTTGCTGCTGAATTTATTACTATTGGTACAGGTGGTGTTACAGGAACTTATTATCCAACAGGTGGTGCTGTTTGTAGATTAGTTAATAAATACAAAAAAGAGACTAAAATCAGATGTTCTGTTGAATCAACTGGTGGTTCTGTTTATAATATTAACACTATTAAAAATGGTGAGTTAGATTTCGGTATTGCTCAATCAGATGTTGTTTACCAAGCTTCTCAAGGTACAAAAAAGTTTGATGGAAAGCCTGTTAAAAAGTTAAGATCAGTTATGGCTATTTACCCTGAACTATTTACATTAGTAACAAGAAAAGATGCTAATATCAATGGTATCATGGATGTAAAAGGTAAAAGAATCAACTTAGGAAACCCAGGATCTGGTAATGAAGCTACAGCTTTAGCATTATTTAAAGCAGTAGGAATCAAAAAAGATGATTTAGCATTTGCAGGTGCTTTAAAAGCTGCTGAGATGCCAGATGCATTAAGAGATAACAAAATTGATGGTTACTTCTACATGGTAGGACACCCAACTGCGAATATTAAAGATGCTTCAAACTCTGTTGATGTAAAAATCACTCCATTAGTAGGTGATAAAGTTGATGCACTAGTTAAAGCAAACCCTTATTTCGCACAAGCAGATGTTCCAGGTGGAATTTATAAAGGTAATGCAGAAGGTACTCCAACATTTGGTGTAAAAGCTGTATTAGTTTCTAGTACTGATGTAAGTGATAAAGCAGTATATACTGTAGTTAAAGCTATCTTAGAAAACTTCGATGCATTTAAAAAACTACACCCAGCATACGCTAATATTACTAAAGAGTCTTTATTAGACGGTCTTTCTGCTCCAATGCATGAAGGTGCTAAAAAATACTTCAAAGAAGCAGGAATTTTAAAATAA